In a single window of the Streptomyces cinnabarinus genome:
- a CDS encoding ABC transporter ATP-binding protein produces MSPDLVAEIRELRVEIDGRAIVDGVNLRVPPGRVTALVGASGSGKTTTGLALLGEYPPGARVTGEVCAPDDGPVGYIPQHPAAVLNPVRRVGALLHDIARAHGRDRSDLRRALADAQLPDGEALLRRYPHQLSGGQQQRFVLAQALLLGARVVVADEPTTGQDPSTKSRIVERLAAVAARGIAVVLLSHDLDTVRALADEVLVMRAGRVVESGPAERLWAAPRHEWTRKLLEADAASITDRTGAVEKRSVLEVRNLTAVHGRTPVLHVPHLTLRAGECLAVVGRSGSGKTTLGRCLAGLHRDHDGEILLDGAVLPRSLRHRDRARLAAVQYVFQDARAAFDEHRPVLDQIARTAVRLRGTDGPAARAEALEALKRLGLTGDLAHRRPGALSGGELQRAALARALLARPRVLVCDEITSGLDTVTRRGLLDLLAGLLTDAAGPSLVLITHDPATARLAHRVAVLEAGEVVEQGPAERVLAGAMGPVHGLL; encoded by the coding sequence GTGAGTCCTGACCTGGTCGCCGAGATCCGCGAACTGCGGGTCGAGATCGACGGCCGCGCGATCGTGGACGGGGTGAATCTGCGAGTGCCGCCCGGCAGGGTGACCGCCCTGGTCGGCGCCTCCGGCAGCGGCAAGACCACCACCGGCCTCGCGCTGCTGGGGGAGTACCCGCCGGGCGCCCGGGTCACCGGCGAGGTGTGCGCGCCGGACGACGGACCCGTGGGCTACATCCCCCAGCACCCCGCCGCCGTCCTCAACCCGGTGCGCCGGGTCGGCGCCCTGCTGCACGACATCGCCCGCGCCCACGGCCGCGACCGCTCCGATCTGCGGCGCGCCCTGGCCGATGCCCAACTCCCGGACGGCGAAGCCCTGTTGCGGCGCTACCCGCACCAGCTCTCCGGCGGTCAGCAGCAGAGGTTCGTGCTCGCCCAGGCGCTCCTGCTCGGCGCCCGGGTCGTCGTCGCCGACGAACCCACCACCGGACAGGACCCGTCGACCAAGAGCCGGATCGTCGAGCGGCTCGCGGCGGTCGCGGCGCGCGGAATCGCGGTCGTCCTGCTCAGCCACGACCTCGACACTGTGCGTGCGCTCGCCGACGAGGTGCTGGTGATGCGCGCGGGCCGGGTCGTGGAGTCCGGACCGGCAGAACGGCTGTGGGCCGCGCCCCGCCACGAGTGGACACGGAAACTGCTCGAAGCCGACGCTGCCTCCATCACGGACCGGACCGGTGCCGTCGAGAAGCGGTCCGTTCTGGAGGTCCGGAACCTGACCGCCGTACACGGCCGCACCCCTGTCCTGCACGTACCCCACCTCACCCTGCGAGCAGGCGAGTGCCTCGCCGTCGTAGGGCGCTCCGGCAGCGGCAAGACCACCCTCGGCCGCTGCCTGGCAGGGCTGCACCGCGACCACGACGGCGAGATCCTGCTCGACGGAGCGGTGCTCCCGCGCAGCCTGCGACACCGGGACCGGGCCCGGCTCGCCGCCGTCCAGTACGTCTTCCAGGACGCCCGCGCCGCCTTCGACGAGCACCGGCCCGTGCTGGACCAGATCGCCCGCACTGCGGTCCGCCTGCGCGGCACCGACGGGCCCGCGGCACGGGCCGAGGCCCTGGAGGCGCTCAAGAGGCTCGGTCTCACCGGCGACCTCGCGCACCGCCGCCCCGGCGCGCTCTCCGGCGGCGAGCTCCAGCGCGCCGCGCTCGCCCGCGCCCTGCTGGCCCGGCCCCGGGTCCTGGTCTGCGACGAGATCACCTCGGGTCTCGACACCGTCACCCGGCGCGGCCTGCTCGACCTGCTCGCCGGGCTGCTCACCGACGCCGCCGGTCCGTCCCTCGTGCTGATCACCCACGACCCCGCGACCGCCCGCCTCGCACACCGCGTCGCCGTGCTGGAGGCGGGTGAGGTCGTGGAGCAGGGCCCGGCCGAGCGGGTCCTGGCGGGGGCGATGGGCCCCGTTCACGGATTGTTGTGA
- a CDS encoding SpoIIE family protein phosphatase translates to MREVRPLSVAWDDIGGLVDAHERFLAGARVDSDVRDPVLASWKRCRSAGLDPDRLYIPYEPDVALDERFTRAAGPVLRKLADSLADLGTTIALCDGQGWMVQRLGGGRNLLDRLDAVSFAPGFDVSEEAAGTNGIGTALIERALVQVVGREHFADCLQPFACVGAPVRDPFSGRIEAVLDLTCLRDQSDPVMVRLVREAARAIEARLRDQATERERALLAAYHRAGREPGPDQDGSAGLGRIDLAVLRERAEALLASPDRTLDEVTLTGGRIATLLRRTVVSAAGETGAVVEARLLGSPRTVALTRPAPPPTALAPHVVSTPPGDGPGGRVVLVGEPGVGRLAVLARRRLELLHEAGVRIGATLDVTRTAEELAEVVVPRFADFAAVDLPDAVLNGEEPEPFGTEVPLRRVALRSRNDEPRLYHVGDGFAYVATTPQARCLESGKAVLEPVLSEAGGWFAQDPVRLERVLAAGTHSLITVPLRARGATLGVVSFYRCANPEPFEDDDLSLAQELGGRAAMCVDNARRFTREHNTALALQRSLLPRGRSEQRAVEVAYRYLPAQAAVGGDWFDVIPLSGARVALVVGDVVGHGLHAAATMGRLRTAVHNFCALDLPPDDVLTHLDDLVGRLDRGEGWAVENAPSESWSIGATCLFAVYDPVSRRCTLTRAGHPLPAVVAPDGSVDFVDLPSGPPLGLGGMPFETAELELAEGSQLVLYTDGLVEDRHRDIDTGLERLRAVLAHPGRAPEDTCEAVLDALLPARPGDDVALLVARTHALGPDRVAQWDLPSDPSVVSRARAAVAKQLAAWGLDELSCTTQLVASELFTNAIRYATGPVQLRLLRDRALICEVSDGSGTSPRLRRARSEDEGGRGLFLVAQLTERWGTRYTPQGKVIWTEQPLP, encoded by the coding sequence TTGAGGGAAGTGAGGCCGTTGTCCGTCGCCTGGGACGACATCGGCGGACTCGTCGATGCCCACGAACGATTCCTCGCCGGAGCCCGCGTCGACTCGGACGTCCGGGATCCGGTGCTGGCCTCCTGGAAGAGATGCCGGTCCGCGGGGCTCGATCCGGACCGGCTCTACATCCCCTACGAGCCGGACGTGGCGCTCGACGAGCGGTTCACGCGCGCCGCCGGACCGGTTCTGCGCAAGCTGGCCGACTCCCTCGCCGACCTGGGCACGACCATCGCCCTCTGCGACGGACAGGGGTGGATGGTGCAGCGGCTCGGCGGCGGCCGCAACCTGCTCGACCGGCTCGACGCGGTGAGCTTCGCCCCCGGCTTCGACGTCTCGGAGGAGGCGGCGGGCACCAACGGCATCGGCACCGCGCTGATCGAACGCGCGCTCGTCCAGGTGGTCGGCCGGGAACACTTCGCCGACTGCCTCCAGCCCTTCGCCTGCGTCGGCGCCCCCGTCCGGGACCCGTTCAGCGGGCGGATCGAGGCCGTCCTGGACCTGACCTGCCTGCGCGACCAGAGCGACCCGGTCATGGTCCGGCTGGTACGGGAGGCCGCCCGGGCCATCGAGGCCCGGCTGCGGGACCAGGCCACCGAGCGGGAGCGGGCGCTGCTCGCGGCCTACCACCGGGCCGGACGGGAGCCGGGCCCCGACCAGGACGGCAGCGCCGGACTCGGCCGGATCGACCTCGCCGTGTTGCGCGAACGCGCCGAGGCACTGCTCGCCTCGCCCGACCGCACCCTCGACGAGGTGACCCTGACCGGCGGCCGGATCGCCACCCTGCTGCGCCGTACGGTCGTCAGCGCGGCCGGGGAGACCGGAGCGGTCGTCGAGGCCCGCCTCCTCGGCAGCCCCCGCACCGTCGCCCTCACCCGGCCGGCACCCCCGCCCACGGCGCTCGCCCCGCACGTCGTGAGCACGCCCCCCGGCGACGGACCTGGCGGGCGGGTGGTGCTCGTGGGGGAGCCCGGGGTCGGCCGGCTCGCCGTACTGGCCCGCCGCAGACTGGAGTTGCTGCACGAGGCCGGGGTGCGGATCGGCGCCACCCTCGATGTCACCCGCACCGCCGAGGAACTCGCCGAGGTCGTCGTCCCCCGGTTCGCCGACTTCGCCGCCGTGGACCTGCCCGACGCCGTCCTCAACGGCGAGGAGCCCGAGCCGTTCGGCACCGAGGTCCCGCTGCGCCGGGTCGCCCTGCGCAGCCGCAACGACGAGCCACGGCTGTACCACGTCGGCGACGGCTTCGCCTACGTCGCCACCACCCCGCAGGCCCGCTGCCTGGAGAGCGGCAAGGCGGTGCTGGAGCCGGTGCTGTCCGAGGCGGGCGGCTGGTTCGCACAGGATCCGGTGCGCCTTGAGCGGGTGCTCGCGGCCGGCACGCACTCCCTGATCACCGTGCCGCTGCGAGCGCGCGGCGCCACCCTCGGCGTGGTCAGCTTCTACCGCTGCGCCAACCCCGAGCCCTTCGAGGACGACGATCTCTCCCTCGCCCAGGAGCTGGGCGGACGGGCCGCGATGTGCGTCGACAACGCCCGCCGCTTCACCCGCGAGCACAACACCGCACTCGCCCTCCAGCGCAGCCTGCTGCCCCGGGGCCGCTCCGAGCAGCGCGCCGTCGAGGTCGCCTACCGCTATCTGCCCGCGCAGGCCGCGGTCGGCGGCGACTGGTTCGACGTCATCCCGCTCTCCGGCGCCCGGGTGGCCCTGGTCGTCGGCGACGTCGTCGGGCACGGGCTGCACGCCGCCGCGACGATGGGCCGGCTGCGGACGGCCGTGCACAACTTCTGCGCCCTGGACCTGCCCCCGGACGACGTCCTCACCCACCTCGACGATCTGGTGGGGCGCCTTGACCGGGGTGAGGGCTGGGCGGTCGAGAACGCGCCCTCCGAGAGCTGGAGCATCGGCGCCACCTGCCTGTTCGCCGTCTACGACCCGGTGTCCCGGCGCTGCACCCTGACCCGCGCCGGGCACCCGCTGCCCGCGGTCGTCGCCCCCGACGGCTCGGTGGACTTCGTCGACCTGCCCTCGGGACCGCCGCTCGGCCTCGGCGGCATGCCCTTCGAGACGGCGGAGCTGGAACTCGCCGAGGGCAGCCAGCTGGTGCTCTACACCGACGGACTCGTCGAGGACCGGCACCGCGACATCGACACCGGTCTCGAACGGCTCCGCGCCGTCCTCGCCCACCCGGGCCGGGCCCCCGAGGACACCTGCGAGGCCGTCCTGGACGCGCTGCTCCCGGCCCGCCCCGGCGACGACGTGGCGCTGCTGGTCGCCCGCACCCATGCCCTCGGCCCCGACCGGGTCGCCCAGTGGGACCTGCCCAGCGACCCGTCGGTCGTCTCCCGCGCCCGCGCCGCGGTGGCCAAACAGCTCGCCGCCTGGGGCCTGGACGAACTGTCCTGCACCACCCAGCTGGTCGCCAGCGAACTCTTCACCAACGCCATCCGGTACGCCACCGGCCCCGTCCAGCTGCGGCTGCTCCGCGACCGCGCCCTGATCTGCGAGGTCTCCGACGGCAGCGGCACCTCACCGCGGCTGCGCCGGGCCCGGTCCGAGGACGAGGGAGGCCGGGGGCTCTTCCTGGTCGCCCAGCTCACCGAGCGCTGGGGCACCCGCTACACCCCCCAGGGCAAGGTCATCTGGACCGAACAGCCCCTGCCGTGA
- a CDS encoding molybdopterin-dependent oxidoreductase produces MKRSLGRSLERSPFSPGFWRSPLRGPWLTSVLGVVLLGGITVLFLTGLVSYAAYNPDLSPVNDKTPDKGILGFYLFSWPTDPHWLYRLNQGVHVTLGITLIPVLLAKLWSVVPRLFALPPARSLAHALERLSLLLLVGGALFEFVTGMLNVQLDYIFPGSFYPLHFYGAWVFFAAFLAHLALKLPLAMRNLRQIREERNDLVPTEPAEPTVSRRGALWFVGGGSLLLFATSVGQNFDGLRWTAVLAPHGPADPGDGPNGFQINKTAAYAGIRPAETGDEAWRLVVTGRTGTVRLSRAELLQLPQHSAALPIACVEGWSTSDQWWRGVRLRDLAALVGYDDPPDVFVESLQQRGAFRRAALRANQVADPRSLLALSVNGEDLSPDHGHPARVIVPAAPGVLNTKWVARMTFGDL; encoded by the coding sequence ATGAAAAGGTCCCTCGGGCGTTCCCTGGAACGGTCTCCCTTCTCACCCGGCTTCTGGCGCAGCCCGCTGCGCGGCCCCTGGCTCACCTCGGTGCTGGGCGTGGTGCTCCTCGGCGGGATCACGGTGCTGTTCCTGACCGGCCTGGTGTCGTACGCGGCCTACAACCCGGACCTGTCGCCGGTGAACGACAAGACACCGGACAAGGGGATCCTCGGCTTCTATCTCTTCTCCTGGCCGACCGATCCGCACTGGCTGTACCGGCTCAACCAGGGCGTCCATGTCACCCTCGGCATCACGCTGATCCCGGTGCTGCTGGCCAAGCTCTGGTCGGTCGTGCCGCGCCTGTTCGCGCTGCCGCCCGCCCGCTCCCTCGCCCACGCCCTGGAGCGGCTCTCGCTGCTGCTCCTGGTCGGCGGCGCGCTGTTCGAGTTCGTGACCGGGATGCTCAACGTCCAGCTGGACTACATCTTCCCGGGCTCCTTCTACCCGCTGCACTTCTACGGGGCGTGGGTGTTCTTCGCCGCGTTCCTCGCCCACCTGGCGCTCAAACTGCCTCTGGCTATGCGCAATCTGCGGCAGATCAGGGAGGAGCGCAACGACCTCGTCCCCACCGAACCCGCCGAGCCGACCGTGTCCCGGCGTGGCGCCCTGTGGTTCGTCGGCGGCGGCTCGCTGCTGCTGTTCGCGACCAGCGTCGGGCAGAACTTCGACGGACTGCGCTGGACGGCCGTCCTCGCCCCGCACGGCCCCGCCGACCCCGGCGACGGCCCGAACGGCTTCCAGATCAACAAGACGGCGGCCTACGCGGGCATCCGCCCGGCGGAGACCGGCGACGAGGCGTGGCGCCTGGTCGTCACCGGTCGCACCGGAACCGTCCGTCTCTCCCGCGCCGAGCTGCTCCAACTCCCGCAGCACAGCGCCGCGTTGCCGATCGCCTGCGTGGAGGGCTGGTCGACCTCCGACCAGTGGTGGCGCGGTGTACGGCTGCGGGACCTCGCCGCGCTCGTCGGGTACGACGATCCGCCGGACGTCTTCGTGGAGTCCCTGCAACAGCGCGGCGCCTTCCGCCGGGCCGCCCTGCGCGCCAACCAGGTCGCCGACCCGCGCTCCCTGCTCGCCCTGTCCGTCAACGGCGAGGACCTCTCCCCCGACCACGGCCACCCGGCGCGGGTCATCGTGCCCGCGGCGCCCGGAGTCCTCAACACCAAGTGGGTGGCCCGGATGACCTTCGGAGACCTGTGA
- a CDS encoding class I SAM-dependent methyltransferase — translation MIPRPRSIAPPPTWSADPYTHALRTGHGPLFLRRADGWLLPLDVERWCAAADAADLEVLRRCEGAVLDVGCGPGRLVAALGAQGRRVLGIDVSEAAVARTLRLGGAALRRSVFEPLPAEGRWGTALLIDGNVGIGGDPGALLDRMTQLLCPGGLLIVETVPGLDLDEQVLVDVTDAHGAAGAPFPWARLGTPALLRRAEGAGWRAVGQWAVGGRSFAALRTRRTKRTAEPPNSRAVRSSQRARKPSGESPVTEP, via the coding sequence ATGATTCCCCGGCCCCGCTCGATCGCGCCGCCGCCCACCTGGTCCGCCGACCCCTACACCCACGCCCTGCGCACCGGCCACGGTCCCCTCTTCCTGCGCCGGGCCGACGGCTGGCTGCTGCCGCTGGACGTGGAGCGGTGGTGCGCGGCGGCGGACGCGGCGGATCTGGAAGTACTGCGGCGGTGCGAGGGCGCCGTGCTGGACGTGGGCTGCGGGCCGGGGCGGCTGGTGGCGGCGTTGGGGGCGCAGGGGCGCCGGGTGCTCGGCATCGACGTCAGTGAGGCGGCCGTGGCGCGCACGCTGCGGCTCGGCGGGGCGGCCCTGCGCCGCTCGGTCTTCGAGCCGCTGCCCGCGGAGGGCCGCTGGGGCACGGCCCTGCTGATCGACGGCAACGTCGGCATCGGCGGCGACCCGGGCGCACTGCTCGACCGGATGACCCAACTGCTATGCCCCGGCGGCCTGTTGATCGTGGAGACGGTACCGGGGCTCGACCTCGACGAGCAGGTCCTGGTGGACGTCACCGACGCACACGGCGCGGCCGGCGCCCCCTTCCCGTGGGCCCGCCTCGGCACGCCCGCCCTGCTGCGCCGCGCAGAGGGCGCCGGGTGGCGTGCCGTGGGTCAGTGGGCGGTCGGCGGGCGGTCCTTCGCGGCCCTGCGCACCCGCAGGACGAAGAGGACGGCGGAACCCCCGAACAGCAGGGCCGTGAGGAGCAGCCAGCGGGCGAGGAAGCCGTCCGGGGAGAGCCCGGTCACGGAGCCGTAG
- a CDS encoding TIGR04282 family arsenosugar biosynthesis glycosyltransferase, protein MTTLLVIAKEPRPGRVKTRLTPPFTPQEAAALAAASLADTLDVVARTPARRRVLALDGTPGHWLPPGFEVVPQCAGGLDERLADAFAGCSGPALLIGMDTPQVTPELLTLDFTDCDAYFGPAEDGGFWALGLAEPDPALLRGIPMSTPHTGAAQRARLAGLRVRDLPVLRDVDTAEDARAVAKEAPEGRFAGLLERLTAVGPR, encoded by the coding sequence GTGACGACGCTGCTGGTGATTGCCAAGGAACCCCGGCCGGGCCGCGTGAAGACCCGGCTGACCCCGCCGTTCACCCCGCAGGAGGCGGCGGCGCTGGCGGCGGCCTCGCTCGCGGACACGCTGGACGTGGTGGCCCGGACGCCCGCCCGGCGCCGGGTCCTCGCACTGGACGGGACGCCGGGCCACTGGCTGCCGCCCGGCTTCGAGGTCGTACCGCAGTGCGCGGGCGGCCTGGACGAGCGTCTGGCCGACGCCTTCGCGGGCTGCTCGGGCCCGGCCCTGCTCATCGGCATGGACACCCCGCAGGTGACGCCAGAGCTGCTGACCCTCGATTTCACCGACTGCGACGCGTACTTCGGCCCGGCGGAGGACGGCGGCTTCTGGGCCCTGGGCCTGGCCGAACCCGACCCGGCGCTGCTGCGCGGCATCCCGATGTCGACCCCGCACACCGGCGCCGCCCAGCGCGCCCGGCTCGCGGGGCTGCGGGTGCGGGACCTGCCGGTGCTGCGGGACGTGGACACGGCCGAGGACGCGCGGGCGGTGGCGAAGGAGGCGCCGGAGGGCCGGTTCGCGGGGCTGCTGGAGCGGCTCACGGCGGTGGGGCCCCGATGA
- a CDS encoding glycosyltransferase family 2 protein, protein MNGVTTSSAAESDPVSVDVVLPCLDEAEALPWVLERIPPGWRALVVDNSSTDGSAAVARALGATVVREERRGFGAACHAGLTAATADVVCFCDCDASLDPSDLVPFVDRIRSGSADLVLGRRRPRGRGAWPVHARAGNLALARLLRRRTGLRLHDLGPLRAARREPLLALGLTDRRSGYPLQMVVRAADAGWRIAEYDVPYRPRTGASKVTGTWLGTWRAVRDMSRVLAERGARA, encoded by the coding sequence GTGAACGGCGTGACCACCTCTTCCGCTGCGGAATCCGACCCGGTGTCGGTCGACGTCGTCCTCCCCTGTCTCGACGAGGCCGAGGCGCTGCCCTGGGTGTTGGAGCGCATCCCGCCGGGCTGGCGCGCGCTCGTCGTCGACAACAGCTCCACGGACGGCTCGGCGGCCGTCGCGCGGGCGCTCGGCGCGACCGTGGTGCGCGAGGAGCGGCGCGGGTTCGGCGCCGCCTGCCACGCGGGGCTGACCGCCGCCACGGCCGACGTGGTGTGCTTCTGCGACTGCGACGCCTCCCTCGACCCGTCCGATCTGGTGCCGTTCGTGGACCGGATCCGCTCCGGCTCCGCCGATCTGGTGCTCGGCCGGCGCCGTCCGCGGGGGCGGGGCGCCTGGCCGGTCCACGCCCGTGCCGGGAACCTCGCGCTCGCCCGGCTGCTGCGCCGCCGCACCGGACTGCGGCTGCACGACCTCGGCCCACTGCGCGCCGCCCGCCGCGAACCGCTGCTCGCCCTCGGCCTCACCGACCGGCGCAGCGGCTACCCGCTCCAGATGGTGGTGCGGGCCGCGGACGCGGGCTGGCGGATCGCCGAGTACGACGTCCCGTATCGGCCGCGCACCGGAGCCTCCAAGGTGACGGGCACCTGGCTCGGGACCTGGCGGGCGGTGCGGGACATGAGCCGGGTGCTGGCGGAGCGGGGTGCGCGCGCGTGA
- a CDS encoding response regulator transcription factor, with protein MEQLQPRILVVDDDPTVAEVVCGYLDRAGYVVDRAGDGPDALARAAEHWPDLVVLDLMLPGMDGLEVCRRMRGQGPVPVIMLTARGDEDDRILGLEVGADDYVTKPFSPRELVLRVESVLRRVRPAQSPGPLRAAGLTVDPAARRAVKDGTELALTVREFDLLTFFLRHPGRVFGREDLMREVWGWDFGDLSTVTVHVRRLRGKVEDDPARPRLIRTVWGVGYRFEGV; from the coding sequence ATGGAACAGCTTCAACCTCGGATCCTCGTCGTCGACGACGACCCGACCGTCGCCGAGGTGGTCTGCGGGTACCTCGACCGCGCCGGCTACGTCGTGGACCGCGCCGGTGACGGGCCCGACGCCCTCGCGCGGGCCGCCGAGCACTGGCCGGACCTGGTCGTCCTGGATCTGATGCTGCCCGGCATGGACGGCCTTGAGGTGTGCCGCAGGATGCGCGGACAGGGCCCGGTGCCGGTCATCATGCTCACCGCGCGCGGCGACGAGGACGACCGCATCCTCGGCCTTGAGGTCGGCGCCGACGACTACGTCACCAAGCCCTTCAGCCCCCGCGAACTCGTCCTGCGCGTCGAGTCCGTACTGCGTCGCGTCCGCCCCGCCCAGTCCCCGGGACCGCTGCGCGCCGCGGGCCTCACCGTCGACCCGGCGGCCCGCCGGGCGGTCAAGGACGGCACCGAACTCGCCCTTACCGTCCGCGAGTTCGACCTGCTCACGTTCTTCCTGCGGCACCCGGGCCGGGTGTTCGGCCGGGAGGACCTGATGCGGGAGGTGTGGGGCTGGGACTTCGGCGATCTGTCGACGGTCACCGTCCATGTGCGCCGGCTGCGCGGCAAGGTCGAGGACGACCCGGCCCGCCCCCGGCTGATCCGGACGGTGTGGGGCGTCGGCTACCGGTTCGAGGGGGTCTGA
- a CDS encoding sensor histidine kinase, whose amino-acid sequence MRDTFLIALCAFLGAATAGVLGAGVLRLVRRRSLAVHLAVVAAVAVTAMLAGTLVVARAMFLSEHDLKVVTLVVAMAAVVSLATALLLGRWVVARSRDLALAARSFGDGGAFTSPDGPATAELAALSRELEATSARLTASRERERALESSRRELVAWISHDLRTPLAGLRAMSEALEDGVAADPDRYLKQIRTEVERLNDMVGDLFELSRIHAGALALTPTRISLYDLVGDALAGADPLAREHGVRLVGDGVAAVPVEVDGKEMSRVLGNLLVNAIRRTPSDGTVAIAAERVPEGVLLSVTDGCGGIPEEDLPRVFDTGWRGTDARTPPAGAGLGLAIVRGIVEAHQGRASVRNIPGGCRFEVTLPTAEG is encoded by the coding sequence GTGCGGGACACCTTTCTCATTGCCCTCTGCGCCTTCCTCGGCGCCGCCACGGCCGGTGTGCTCGGCGCGGGCGTGCTGCGGCTGGTGCGGCGCCGCTCGCTCGCCGTGCACCTCGCGGTGGTCGCCGCCGTCGCCGTCACCGCGATGCTCGCGGGCACCCTCGTGGTCGCCCGGGCGATGTTCCTCTCGGAGCACGATCTGAAGGTCGTCACGCTGGTCGTCGCCATGGCCGCCGTGGTCTCCCTGGCCACCGCCCTGCTGCTGGGCCGCTGGGTCGTCGCCCGCAGCCGCGACCTCGCCCTCGCCGCCCGCTCCTTCGGCGACGGCGGCGCCTTCACCTCCCCCGACGGCCCCGCCACCGCCGAACTGGCCGCACTGAGCAGGGAGTTGGAGGCCACCAGCGCCCGCCTCACCGCGTCCCGCGAGCGCGAACGCGCCCTGGAGTCCTCCCGCCGGGAACTCGTCGCCTGGATCTCCCACGATCTGCGCACCCCGCTGGCCGGGCTGCGTGCCATGTCCGAGGCCCTGGAGGACGGGGTCGCCGCCGACCCCGACCGCTATCTGAAGCAGATCCGCACCGAGGTCGAGCGCCTCAACGACATGGTCGGCGACCTCTTCGAACTCTCCCGCATCCACGCGGGCGCCCTGGCCCTGACCCCTACCAGGATCTCGCTGTACGACCTGGTGGGCGACGCCCTCGCGGGCGCGGACCCGCTCGCCCGGGAGCACGGGGTGCGGCTCGTCGGCGACGGAGTGGCAGCGGTGCCGGTCGAGGTGGACGGCAAGGAGATGAGCCGGGTCCTCGGCAACCTCCTGGTCAATGCCATCCGGCGGACCCCGTCCGACGGCACGGTCGCCATCGCCGCCGAACGTGTCCCCGAGGGCGTGCTGCTGTCGGTGACGGACGGCTGCGGGGGCATCCCTGAGGAGGACCTGCCGCGCGTCTTCGACACCGGCTGGCGCGGCACCGACGCCCGGACCCCGCCGGCGGGCGCGGGCCTCGGCCTCGCCATCGTCCGCGGAATCGTCGAGGCCCACCAGGGCCGGGCCTCCGTACGGAACATCCCCGGCGGCTGCCGCTTCGAGGTGACCCTGCCGACGGCGGAAGGCTGA
- a CDS encoding NAD-dependent epimerase/dehydratase family protein → MRVLVTGGAGFIGSQVVTALAARGHEPVVYDVRADPASDVRDPDAVRRALTGVDAVCHQAAMVGLGTGFADAPEYVSRNDLGTAVLLAAMTEAGVRRLVLAGSMVVYGEGRYGCVRHGVVRPGPRAVADLDAGRFEPRCPECGEELAPGLVGEDAPVDPRNVYATTKLAQEHLAASWARVTDSQAVSLRYHNVYGPGMPRDTPYAGVASFFRSALARGEAPRVFEDGRQRRDFVHVRDVAAANLAALEATSPAGALVVYNTGSGDPHTVGEMARALAVAHGGPEPVVTGEYRLGDVRHITADSARLRAELGWRAGVGFEDGMREFAAGG, encoded by the coding sequence ATGCGTGTACTGGTCACCGGCGGTGCCGGGTTCATCGGGTCCCAGGTCGTGACGGCACTGGCGGCCCGCGGCCACGAGCCCGTCGTGTACGACGTCCGGGCCGACCCGGCGTCGGACGTACGGGATCCGGATGCCGTCCGCCGGGCCCTGACCGGTGTGGACGCGGTGTGCCACCAGGCGGCGATGGTCGGCCTCGGCACCGGTTTCGCGGACGCGCCGGAGTACGTCTCCCGCAACGACCTCGGCACCGCCGTCCTGCTCGCCGCGATGACGGAGGCGGGGGTACGGCGTCTCGTCCTCGCCGGGTCGATGGTGGTGTACGGCGAGGGCCGCTACGGCTGCGTCCGGCACGGTGTCGTCCGGCCCGGCCCGCGTGCCGTCGCCGACCTGGACGCCGGGCGTTTCGAGCCGCGCTGCCCGGAGTGCGGGGAGGAGTTGGCGCCGGGTCTGGTCGGCGAGGACGCGCCGGTCGACCCACGGAACGTGTACGCCACGACCAAGCTCGCCCAGGAGCATCTGGCCGCCTCCTGGGCTCGGGTGACGGACAGTCAGGCAGTGTCCCTGCGCTACCACAACGTGTACGGGCCGGGCATGCCCCGCGACACTCCCTATGCCGGGGTCGCCTCCTTCTTCCGGTCCGCGCTCGCCCGTGGCGAGGCCCCGCGGGTCTTCGAGGACGGCCGCCAGCGACGGGACTTCGTGCACGTACGGGATGTGGCGGCGGCCAACCTGGCGGCCCTGGAGGCGACTTCACCTGCGGGGGCGCTGGTGGTGTACAACACCGGCAGCGGGGATCCGCACACCGTCGGTGAGATGGCCCGTGCGCTGGCGGTGGCCCACGGCGGGCCCGAGCCGGTGGTGACCGGGGAGTACCGGCTGGGGGACGTGCGGCACATCACCGCCGACTCCGCGCGGCTGCGGGCCGAGTTGGGGTGGCGGGCGGGGGTCGGCTTCGAGGACGGGATGCGGGAGTTCGCGGCGGGCGGATAA